The Thermobispora bispora DSM 43833 genome window below encodes:
- a CDS encoding ABC transporter substrate-binding protein, with the protein MPVSRRALFALVGGLATVLSLTACGGGGETASAPAASASSSASSGPWKFTDDRGKTIELPSTPTRVVAQVGSAAALWDFGIRPVGVFGPHKLPDGSKDPQVGNVDITQVTGLGNVWDEFNVEQYISLKPDLLVSGMYEEGVLWYVPEKSKDAIEQVAPTVGIMLTGKSATQVIERYAELAQSLGADLNAPEVTQAKARFEAATEELKKIGATGLKVLMMSGGPDTMWVVNPPMYPDILHLTQNGLQVITPDKIDEGGFWESLSWENADKYEADVILYDARTQALTLEDMKKKPTFAKLPAVQAGQVYPWRAETPFSYQGYADFLEELVNNLKQAKKLT; encoded by the coding sequence ATGCCCGTGTCGCGCAGGGCTCTGTTCGCACTTGTCGGCGGGCTCGCCACAGTGCTATCCCTCACGGCCTGCGGGGGCGGTGGGGAGACCGCCTCGGCGCCGGCCGCCTCGGCCTCGTCGAGCGCCTCCTCCGGCCCGTGGAAGTTCACCGATGACCGGGGCAAGACGATCGAGCTGCCCTCGACCCCCACCCGGGTCGTCGCCCAGGTCGGCTCGGCCGCCGCGCTCTGGGACTTCGGCATCCGGCCGGTGGGCGTCTTCGGCCCGCACAAGCTCCCCGACGGCAGCAAGGACCCGCAGGTCGGCAACGTCGACATCACCCAGGTGACCGGCCTCGGCAACGTCTGGGACGAGTTCAACGTCGAGCAGTACATCTCGCTCAAGCCGGACCTGCTCGTGAGCGGCATGTACGAGGAGGGCGTCCTCTGGTACGTGCCGGAGAAGTCCAAGGACGCGATCGAGCAGGTCGCGCCGACCGTCGGCATCATGCTGACCGGCAAGAGCGCCACCCAGGTGATCGAGAGGTACGCGGAGCTCGCCCAGTCGCTGGGCGCCGACCTCAACGCGCCCGAGGTGACCCAGGCCAAGGCCCGGTTCGAGGCGGCGACCGAGGAGCTCAAGAAGATCGGCGCCACCGGGCTGAAGGTGCTGATGATGTCCGGCGGCCCCGACACCATGTGGGTGGTCAACCCGCCCATGTACCCGGACATCCTCCACCTGACCCAGAACGGCCTGCAGGTGATCACGCCCGACAAGATCGACGAGGGCGGCTTCTGGGAGAGCCTGAGCTGGGAGAACGCCGACAAGTACGAGGCGGACGTCATCCTCTACGACGCCCGGACCCAGGCGCTCACCCTGGAGGACATGAAGAAGAAGCCCACCTTCGCCAAGCTCCCGGCGGTCCAGGCCGGCCAGGTGTACCCGTGGCGCGCCGAGACGCCGTTCAGCTACCAGGGCTACGCCGACTTCCTCGAGGAGCTCGTCAACAACCTCAAGCAGGCCAAGAAGCTCACCTGA
- a CDS encoding FecCD family ABC transporter permease — MANLPGATTAPAAPPGGRAGRSRRTTALITGLIAVAGALVLISALSLAFGARQVPLPTVIEALTAPDGSGDHTVIRELRVPRTVLGIAVGAALGLAGALMQSLTRNPLADPGLLGVNQGAAFGVAAAISLLGITDPVGYVWFAFGGAAVASALVYSLGSAGRAGASPTRLALAGVALGMVFIAATSLILRMDARTFDRMRFWMTGSLAAQTPDVLVRLLPFIAAGMVIGLLLARPLNLLALGDETGRALGLAVGRTRMVTGMAVTLLCGSATAAAGPLWFVGLAVPHAVRTLVGPDLKWVLPYSALLAPVLLLGADIVGRVIASPGEVQAGIMCSVLGAPVFILLARRRRLAGL, encoded by the coding sequence ATGGCAAATCTACCGGGCGCCACCACGGCGCCCGCCGCGCCCCCCGGCGGGCGAGCGGGGCGCTCCCGGCGCACCACGGCCCTGATCACAGGGCTGATCGCCGTGGCGGGCGCCCTGGTGCTCATATCCGCGCTCAGCCTGGCCTTCGGCGCCCGGCAGGTGCCGCTGCCCACCGTGATCGAAGCCCTCACCGCCCCGGACGGCTCCGGTGACCACACGGTCATCCGCGAGCTCCGGGTGCCGCGGACCGTGCTCGGCATCGCGGTCGGGGCCGCCCTCGGCCTCGCCGGGGCGCTGATGCAGAGCCTGACCCGCAACCCGCTCGCCGACCCCGGCCTCCTCGGGGTCAACCAAGGCGCCGCCTTCGGGGTGGCCGCCGCGATCAGCCTGCTCGGGATCACCGATCCGGTCGGGTACGTGTGGTTCGCCTTCGGCGGCGCCGCGGTCGCCTCGGCGCTCGTCTACTCGCTCGGCTCGGCGGGCCGCGCCGGGGCCAGCCCCACCCGGCTCGCCCTGGCCGGGGTCGCCCTCGGCATGGTGTTCATCGCCGCCACCTCGCTGATCCTCCGGATGGACGCGCGGACGTTCGACCGCATGCGGTTCTGGATGACCGGCTCCCTCGCCGCCCAGACCCCGGACGTCCTCGTGCGGCTCCTCCCCTTCATCGCGGCCGGGATGGTCATCGGGCTGCTGCTCGCGCGGCCGCTCAACCTGCTCGCCCTCGGCGACGAGACCGGGCGGGCGCTCGGGCTCGCGGTGGGCCGCACCCGTATGGTCACCGGCATGGCGGTGACCCTCCTGTGCGGCTCGGCCACCGCGGCGGCCGGGCCCCTGTGGTTCGTCGGCCTCGCCGTACCGCACGCGGTGCGCACGCTGGTCGGCCCCGACCTGAAGTGGGTGCTCCCCTACTCCGCCCTGCTCGCCCCCGTGCTGCTCCTCGGCGCCGACATCGTCGGGCGGGTCATCGCGTCCCCCGGCGAGGTGCAGGCCGGCATCATGTGCTCGGTCCTCGGCGCCCCCGTCTTCATCCTCCTCGCCAGGCGGAGGAGGCTGGCCGGGCTATGA
- a CDS encoding D-alanyl-D-alanine carboxypeptidase family protein codes for MTALLTGVAAPAQARQPAAGTAVAVAAAPGHAVAGTAAHSVPEVYARAAYLLDAATGEELYGKAGTERMPVASLTKVMTAYLVLRQAKLTDTVVIDPADVRYANAGGGTTAGLRAGDRLTVEDLLYALMLPSGADAAHALARVYGPGVEAFTKRMNDTARELGLTDTTYLNADGLPTPEGQNTSTARDQARLAEIALRDPRLKKITSTQVHTVARTADHAAYTWRNTNRLLGAPGVIGVKTGFTLAAGFCLAFAAERDGRLVVGVILGETVSARRYTTARALLDWAAERAPAAR; via the coding sequence TTGACCGCGCTGCTCACCGGGGTCGCCGCCCCGGCGCAGGCCCGGCAGCCGGCCGCGGGCACGGCGGTGGCCGTGGCGGCCGCGCCCGGGCACGCCGTCGCCGGCACGGCCGCGCACAGCGTCCCCGAGGTCTACGCGCGGGCCGCGTACCTGCTCGACGCGGCCACCGGCGAGGAGCTGTACGGCAAGGCGGGGACCGAGCGCATGCCGGTGGCGAGCCTCACCAAGGTGATGACCGCCTACCTCGTGCTCCGGCAGGCGAAGCTCACCGACACCGTCGTGATCGACCCGGCCGACGTGCGGTACGCGAACGCCGGCGGCGGCACCACCGCGGGCCTGCGCGCAGGGGACCGGCTCACCGTCGAGGACCTGCTGTACGCGCTCATGCTCCCCTCGGGCGCCGACGCCGCCCACGCCCTCGCCCGCGTCTACGGCCCGGGGGTCGAGGCGTTCACCAAGCGGATGAACGACACCGCCCGGGAGCTCGGGCTCACCGACACCACCTACCTGAACGCCGACGGCCTGCCCACCCCCGAGGGCCAGAACACGTCCACCGCCCGGGACCAGGCCCGGCTCGCCGAGATCGCCCTGCGCGACCCACGGCTGAAGAAGATCACCTCGACCCAGGTCCACACGGTCGCCCGCACCGCGGACCACGCCGCGTACACCTGGCGGAACACCAACCGCCTGCTCGGCGCGCCCGGCGTCATCGGCGTCAAGACCGGCTTCACCCTGGCGGCGGGCTTCTGCCTCGCGTTCGCCGCCGAACGGGACGGCCGGCTGGTGGTCGGCGTAATCCTCGGCGAGACCGTCTCCGCCCGGCGGTACACCACCGCCCGCGCGCTGCTCGACTGGGCCGCCGAACGGGCCCCGGCCGCCCGGTGA